The Candidatus Phaeomarinobacter ectocarpi genome includes a region encoding these proteins:
- a CDS encoding flagellar hook protein FlgE, producing MTIFGAMTTAVTGLKANSKALGHISDNIANSQTIGFKRTETNFRDLVTFATSRNSAPGTVLAEARFTNTVQGALEAAQVPTHMAINGDGYFMVSERVATLDNKPVFNQIDYYTRRGDFEVDRFGFLQNGAGYYLQGVEINPLTGNKIGDVPGRIQIESDFIQAKQSTTIDYTANLASFPKTVVADANTPNSELMLDATFTNNPSSFGGDGFVQGQDEQLFLDRSLAGGAITTYDSIGNPVNVELRWAKVNNTANGAGQAGGAETWNLFYQTSTTATGTAAKWNNIGQAYVFNSSGVATPAVTSATITGLTVDGVSLGNITMNHGSNQVTQFADTNGAVSVTEIEQDGFASGALASIAVSDAGRVVGTYTNGKQLDLAEVTLVKFNADNKLRKLDGGAWAATQDSGEAIQGASGEIVAEARESSNVDIADEFSKLIVTQQAYSATTRIVTTADELVQQTLNMKR from the coding sequence ATGACAATCTTCGGTGCAATGACCACCGCCGTGACCGGCCTCAAAGCCAATTCCAAGGCTCTGGGCCATATCTCGGACAATATCGCCAACTCGCAGACCATCGGGTTCAAGCGTACTGAAACCAATTTTCGCGACCTTGTGACCTTTGCCACTTCGCGCAATAGCGCGCCGGGCACGGTGCTCGCAGAAGCCCGCTTCACCAATACGGTGCAGGGCGCTCTGGAAGCCGCCCAGGTGCCAACCCACATGGCCATCAATGGCGATGGGTATTTCATGGTGTCGGAGCGGGTTGCCACACTGGACAACAAGCCGGTGTTCAACCAGATCGACTACTACACCCGTCGTGGTGACTTTGAAGTGGATCGGTTCGGCTTTCTCCAGAACGGTGCCGGCTATTATCTTCAGGGCGTCGAGATCAATCCACTGACAGGCAACAAGATTGGTGACGTGCCGGGCCGTATTCAGATTGAAAGCGATTTCATTCAGGCCAAGCAGTCCACCACGATTGACTACACGGCCAACCTTGCATCCTTCCCCAAAACGGTTGTGGCTGATGCCAATACGCCCAACTCGGAACTGATGCTGGACGCGACCTTCACCAACAACCCGTCTTCCTTCGGTGGTGACGGCTTTGTGCAGGGCCAGGACGAGCAGCTGTTCCTGGACCGGTCTCTCGCCGGTGGTGCCATTACCACTTACGACTCCATCGGTAACCCGGTGAATGTCGAACTGCGGTGGGCCAAAGTGAACAACACGGCCAATGGCGCTGGCCAAGCAGGCGGCGCTGAGACATGGAACCTGTTCTATCAGACCAGCACAACGGCGACAGGCACGGCTGCCAAGTGGAATAATATTGGCCAGGCTTATGTCTTCAACTCTTCAGGTGTTGCGACGCCGGCCGTGACGTCAGCGACGATCACAGGTCTGACGGTTGATGGTGTCAGCCTTGGCAATATCACGATGAACCACGGCTCCAATCAGGTTACGCAGTTTGCAGACACCAATGGCGCGGTTTCGGTAACGGAGATTGAGCAGGATGGCTTCGCATCCGGTGCTCTTGCTTCCATCGCTGTATCTGACGCGGGCCGTGTCGTTGGCACATACACCAACGGCAAGCAGCTTGATCTGGCGGAAGTCACACTCGTGAAGTTCAACGCTGACAACAAGCTGCGCAAGCTTGATGGTGGTGCATGGGCTGCAACGCAGGATTCCGGTGAAGCCATTCAGGGTGCATCCGGCGAGATTGTTGCCGAAGCCCGTGAATCGTCCAACGTGGATATTGCGGACGAGTTCTCGAAGCTCATCGTTACGCAGCAGGCCTACTCGGCAACGACACGTATCGTGACGACGGCTGACGAACTGGTGCAGCAGACACTCAACATGAAGCGGTAA
- a CDS encoding enoyl-CoA hydratase-related protein has product MSSVRTITIDGKGPNALTPDAIAAMDAALTVAEQDPATEAIILKSKPGGAFCVGLDNAILADGEAAAAGLLNAMGQLLLHLFTSHLRVVAQVEGHAVAAGAMLLLVSDIRIGSPGDYRIGFSEVGIGMPLPGLPLALARHRLNGQWLTRATALATILPPADALQAGFLDDIHGDVQQASMKAAEALAALPRDAYTQTAATLRAAAVEEMKLSLGVR; this is encoded by the coding sequence ATGTCCTCTGTCAGAACCATCACCATTGACGGCAAAGGCCCCAACGCTCTGACACCTGATGCCATTGCCGCCATGGATGCCGCATTGACGGTGGCCGAACAGGACCCTGCGACAGAGGCAATCATTCTCAAAAGTAAGCCAGGCGGCGCGTTCTGCGTCGGTCTGGACAATGCAATTCTCGCGGACGGAGAAGCGGCAGCCGCCGGACTGCTGAACGCCATGGGCCAGCTATTGTTGCACCTGTTTACTTCCCACCTGCGAGTTGTCGCCCAGGTTGAGGGTCATGCTGTTGCCGCAGGTGCCATGCTGCTGCTGGTGTCAGACATACGCATCGGATCACCCGGGGACTATCGCATTGGCTTTTCAGAAGTCGGCATCGGCATGCCCCTGCCCGGTTTGCCTCTGGCTCTCGCCCGTCACCGGCTTAATGGCCAATGGCTGACGCGCGCCACCGCACTTGCCACCATTCTGCCGCCAGCTGACGCTTTGCAGGCGGGCTTTCTCGATGACATCCACGGTGACGTACAGCAGGCCTCCATGAAGGCTGCAGAAGCGCTGGCCGCCCTGCCCCGCGATGCCTATACACAAACGGCGGCGACACTGCGTGCCGCCGCCGTTGAAGAAATGAAACTGTCGCTAGGTGTCCGCTAG
- a CDS encoding class I SAM-dependent methyltransferase, whose translation MKMNDQSDAQTLTFYDAEAATYAAKARPDDMPASFHRFAAALPSAAHVLDLGSGDGHYAAAFEAMGHNVTAMDGSAGLAAIASTRLAKPVRVARFDELEEIDAFDGVWAHASLLHAPLKSLPDLMARIHKSLRLNGIFHASFKTGQPEGRDKLGRYYNFPTQMDLQDAMTSSGNWSDITYDTGNGIGYDGKSTGWIILFARKTA comes from the coding sequence ATGAAGATGAACGACCAAAGCGACGCACAGACACTGACATTCTATGACGCGGAAGCTGCGACTTACGCAGCAAAGGCGCGCCCCGACGACATGCCCGCGTCCTTCCACCGGTTCGCTGCCGCCCTTCCCTCAGCAGCCCACGTTCTGGACCTTGGGTCGGGCGATGGGCATTATGCGGCCGCCTTTGAAGCGATGGGTCACAACGTGACTGCAATGGATGGTTCAGCGGGCCTTGCTGCGATCGCCAGCACCCGTCTTGCGAAGCCGGTCAGGGTTGCGCGCTTTGACGAACTTGAGGAGATCGATGCATTTGATGGCGTGTGGGCGCACGCGTCCCTGCTGCATGCGCCGCTCAAGAGCCTGCCGGACCTGATGGCCCGCATCCACAAAAGTCTGCGCCTGAACGGCATCTTTCACGCCAGTTTCAAAACCGGCCAGCCCGAAGGACGAGACAAGCTGGGACGGTATTACAATTTTCCCACCCAGATGGATCTGCAAGACGCAATGACCAGCTCAGGAAACTGGTCCGACATAACCTACGACACCGGCAACGGCATCGGGTATGACGGCAAGTCCACCGGATGGATTATCCTCTTTGCACGGAAGACTGCATGA
- a CDS encoding YaiI/YqxD family protein has protein sequence MTTIYIDGDACPVKTETINIAERHNLQVFLVSNSGMRTGNHPLVKNILVSDGADAADDWIADEICKGDIAITADIPLAARCLEKGAQVLGSDGRAFTPQNIGSALASRELNRHLRETGVMTGGNAQFSKGDRSRFMNQLDQMICKSA, from the coding sequence ATGACAACGATCTACATTGACGGTGACGCCTGCCCGGTGAAGACCGAAACCATCAACATCGCCGAGCGGCACAACCTGCAGGTGTTTCTGGTCTCCAACTCCGGCATGCGCACCGGCAACCATCCCCTGGTCAAAAACATTCTGGTATCGGACGGCGCCGATGCTGCCGATGACTGGATTGCGGACGAAATCTGCAAGGGCGACATCGCGATCACCGCTGACATCCCCCTCGCTGCCCGCTGTCTGGAAAAAGGCGCGCAGGTGCTCGGCTCTGATGGACGCGCCTTCACCCCGCAGAACATCGGCTCCGCCCTCGCGTCACGCGAACTGAACCGCCACCTGCGCGAAACAGGCGTGATGACGGGTGGCAATGCGCAATTTTCAAAAGGCGACCGGTCCCGCTTCATGAATCAGCTCGACCAGATGATCTGCAAGTCCGCCTGA
- a CDS encoding enoyl-CoA hydratase-related protein: MSSDILRIETEGRVRVLTFNRPDHLNAMNGALYEDVGDALRAASADKDVAVVILTGEGRAFTAGHDLDEMDNPPVHTDGGQHGFRRFREALEVFDKPLVAAVNGLGVGIGLTMLPYCDCVIMDETARLRAPFTTLGVTVEAGNSYLLPARVGWANAARLLFTAEWLSAERALEIGLVQEIADKGTALAAARAFAAPIAGMPVASLVATKRLMLEARNEHVRAAHYREQIAFEEIGKGPANREALAAFREKREADFSGL, encoded by the coding sequence ATGAGTTCGGACATTTTGCGCATAGAAACCGAAGGGCGAGTCAGGGTCCTTACCTTCAACCGGCCTGACCACCTCAATGCAATGAACGGTGCCCTGTATGAGGATGTGGGCGATGCCCTGCGTGCGGCGTCCGCGGACAAGGACGTCGCCGTGGTGATCCTCACTGGCGAGGGCCGGGCCTTCACCGCCGGGCACGATCTTGATGAAATGGACAATCCGCCGGTTCATACGGATGGTGGCCAACACGGTTTTCGCCGCTTCCGCGAGGCGCTGGAGGTTTTTGACAAACCACTTGTGGCGGCCGTCAACGGGTTGGGCGTGGGCATTGGTCTGACCATGCTGCCCTATTGCGACTGTGTGATCATGGATGAGACGGCGCGTCTGCGCGCGCCCTTCACCACGCTGGGTGTGACGGTGGAGGCGGGCAACTCCTATTTGCTTCCCGCACGCGTTGGCTGGGCCAATGCGGCGCGATTGCTGTTTACAGCTGAGTGGCTGTCCGCGGAACGTGCGCTGGAGATCGGTCTGGTGCAGGAGATTGCCGACAAGGGCACAGCGCTTGCCGCCGCGCGGGCATTCGCAGCGCCGATTGCAGGCATGCCGGTGGCGTCACTGGTCGCGACCAAGCGCTTGATGCTGGAGGCGCGCAATGAGCATGTGCGGGCGGCGCACTACCGCGAGCAGATTGCCTTTGAGGAAATCGGAAAAGGTCCCGCCAATCGCGAAGCGCTGGCTGCGTTCCGCGAAAAACGCGAGGCGGATTTTTCGGGGCTTTAG
- a CDS encoding GlsB/YeaQ/YmgE family stress response membrane protein yields MVGMGWILTIVIGGLAGWIAEKLMKADHGLLTNILLGIAGAVILNFVLGLLGVAFAGIFGQLIIAVAGACALIYGYRMIRS; encoded by the coding sequence ATGGTTGGTATGGGCTGGATTTTGACAATCGTTATTGGTGGGCTTGCCGGCTGGATTGCCGAGAAGCTGATGAAAGCTGACCATGGTCTGCTGACAAACATTCTGCTGGGCATTGCCGGCGCGGTGATCCTCAATTTTGTGCTGGGTCTTCTTGGCGTCGCATTCGCGGGCATTTTTGGACAGCTCATCATTGCCGTCGCCGGTGCCTGCGCCCTCATCTACGGCTACCGGATGATCCGCTCCTAG
- a CDS encoding fasciclin domain-containing protein has protein sequence MKKFPRTSIAVTLAATAGLLAGPALAGSSGYGSESKAEKAAMTEAAVQMDVVDTAIAADDFNTLVAAVQAAGLVETLKGEGPFTVFAPTDAAFAALPEGALDGLLADTEALAGVLTYHVVPGKVMAADIGGKVTTAATVQGADVTIDATGEAPTINGATIVTTDVETSNGVIHIIDAVILPPQE, from the coding sequence ATGAAGAAATTCCCCCGCACGTCAATCGCTGTGACCCTGGCCGCAACCGCCGGCCTGCTTGCTGGTCCCGCGTTGGCGGGCTCCTCAGGCTACGGTTCAGAATCAAAGGCCGAGAAGGCCGCCATGACCGAAGCAGCCGTGCAGATGGATGTGGTCGACACAGCTATTGCCGCTGATGACTTCAATACACTTGTTGCTGCCGTACAGGCAGCTGGACTTGTCGAAACCCTGAAGGGCGAAGGGCCATTCACGGTCTTCGCGCCAACAGACGCTGCCTTCGCAGCCTTGCCCGAAGGAGCGCTGGACGGTCTTCTTGCTGATACAGAAGCCCTTGCAGGTGTGCTCACCTATCACGTGGTGCCCGGCAAGGTGATGGCCGCTGACATCGGCGGTAAGGTTACAACAGCAGCCACAGTTCAGGGTGCTGACGTAACTATTGATGCAACCGGCGAAGCACCAACCATCAACGGTGCCACCATCGTCACCACAGACGTGGAAACATCAAATGGTGTCATCCACATCATTGATGCGGTGATCCTGCCCCCACAGGAGTAA
- a CDS encoding AAA family ATPase — protein sequence MRFEGTKDYVATEDLRVAVNAAITLERPLLVKGEPGTGKTVLAEQIATSLGVPMITWNIKSTTKAHQGLYEYDAITRLRDSQLGDERVKDIKNYINKGKLWEAFDANEKVVLLIDEIDKADIEFPNDLLQELDRMEFYVYETDEVIKAKERPIVIITSNNEKELPDAFLRRCFFHYIKFPDADTMGQIVDVHFDNLKERLVKEALDVFYEMRDVPGLKKKPSTSELLDWLKLLMNEDVSPETLRERDASKLIPPLHGALLKNEQDVHLFERLAFLARRERN from the coding sequence ATGCGCTTTGAAGGCACCAAAGACTATGTGGCGACCGAGGACCTCCGCGTCGCCGTGAATGCAGCCATTACCCTCGAGCGTCCACTGCTCGTGAAGGGTGAACCTGGCACCGGTAAAACCGTGCTGGCCGAACAGATCGCCACATCCCTTGGCGTTCCCATGATCACCTGGAACATCAAATCCACGACCAAGGCTCATCAGGGTCTGTATGAGTACGACGCCATCACCCGCCTGCGCGACAGCCAGCTGGGCGACGAGCGCGTCAAGGACATCAAGAACTACATCAACAAGGGCAAGCTCTGGGAAGCGTTTGACGCCAACGAGAAGGTCGTGCTGCTGATCGATGAAATCGACAAGGCCGACATCGAATTCCCAAATGACCTGCTCCAGGAACTCGATCGCATGGAGTTCTACGTCTACGAGACCGACGAGGTCATCAAGGCGAAAGAACGTCCCATCGTGATCATCACGTCCAACAATGAAAAAGAGCTGCCGGACGCATTCCTGCGCCGCTGCTTCTTCCACTACATCAAGTTCCCCGATGCAGACACGATGGGTCAGATCGTTGATGTACACTTCGACAATCTGAAAGAGCGCCTCGTCAAGGAAGCCCTCGACGTCTTTTATGAAATGCGCGACGTCCCCGGCCTCAAGAAGAAGCCATCCACGTCAGAACTTCTCGATTGGCTCAAGCTGCTGATGAATGAAGATGTGTCACCAGAAACCCTGCGTGAGCGTGATGCCTCCAAGCTCATCCCGCCGCTGCACGGCGCCCTTCTCAAGAATGAGCAGGATGTTCACCTGTTTGAGCGCCTGGCCTTCCTCGCCCGCCGCGAACGCAATTAG